From Faecalicatena sp. Marseille-Q4148:
TTTTACAAGAGGCTCCCGAGGAAAGACAACAGTTCCTTCCGGAATGGCATAGATGCTCCCGCTAAAATGATATCCGCTTAGATAGTGGAGAAATTCTTCACTGAACATATGAAGACTTCTTAAATAATCTACGTCATCGTAAGAAAAATTCAGGTTCTTTACATAGTCGATAGCCTGTTGAAGTCCGGCGGCAATGGAATATCCGGAGCCGCATGGATTCGCCCGGAAAAAGATATCAAAAACGACTACTTCATTGTCTCCCCGTTCAAAATATCCCTGCATCATCGTTAATTCATATAAATCTGTAAGTAATGTTAAATTTCTTGAATCCATATTAATTGTCCTCCTACAGCAATGCTGCATTTTTGTGTATGGTTTCGTCGATGATATTCTGGCAGTAACGTCCCAGATGTTTACGAGTCTCTTTATCAAGGGAACCCGGATAGATCGGTTCGCCATATTCGATAACCACATGTGTTTTTTTGATCCGCGGGAGATGATTCTCGAAGATCTCAGCTGTGTTATTCATAGAAATCGGTACAATGGCACAGCCTGTTTTTTCGGCAATTTTTAATGAGCCGTCTTTGAACGGAAGGAGTGAGAGTTCTTCTCCTTTATTCCGCGTTCCTTCCGGGAAAATACAGATAGAAATTCCCTTTTTTACATAGTCGATGCCCTGCAGAATTGTCTTTAATCCTTCTTTAATATTCTCGCGGTCAAGGAAGAGGCAGTAGAGCAGACGCATCCATGTGGAAAGAAGCGGGATTTTCTCCATTTCTTTTTTGGCTACATAGCCTGTCAGCCGCTTACAGCGGGAATATGTGAGAAGAATATCGAAAAAGCTTCTATGGTTACCGATAAAAAGCACCGGTTCATCCGGAACACGTTCTTCTCCGATGACAGTAATCTTTACCCCGGTGATTTTAAGAATACATTTAAAACCCCACTGTACAATACGCAGACTGGAGTAGTCCCGTGCATTTGGACGGAATTTACCTATGAGCCATTCCACAAGCATAACAGGAATAGACAAGATTAAAAAGCTGACTAAAAAAATAAAGACGAAGATAAAGCGAATCATAGTATTCGGTCCTTTCTAATATCTTCCATATAAATGGGAGAGAGATTTTAAATATTCCGCGAGGGAATCACTCAATGCTTCGCGGCAAAAGCGCCAACTCCAGTTTCCGGCTGCTTTACCGGGTACGTTCATGCGTCCGTCTGAGTTGACGCCGAGTACATCCTGCATTGGGAAGATAGCATAGGCCGCAATGCTTCCGAGACAGGTGCGGATGAAGTCAAAATGAACAGAATTGCCGTCCGTATTCATATAGCGGCGCACTTTATCCTGAGCTTTCGGAGAAGCATTCGTATACCAGCCCATAGAAGTATCGTTATCGTGGGTGCCGGTGTAACAAACACAGTTCGTTGTTGTGAATTGGTGAGGAAGATATGCGCTTTCTTCTTCTGATTCAAAGGCAAACTGCAAAACTTTCATTCCCGGAAAGCCAAACGTATCCCGAAGTTTTTCGACTTCCGGTGTGATGATCCCAAGATCTTCTGCGATGATTGGCAGATGATCTCCAAGAGCTTTCTGGATCGCAAGAAAAAGATCTTCCTTTGGACCGCGTTTCCATGTTCCAAGAGCAGCAGATTCGGCGTTGGCAGGAACTGCCCAGAAGGCTTCAAATCCACGAAAATGATCAATCCGCAAATAATCAACAAGATCGAGCTGGTTACGAATCCGCGCAATCCACCAGGCGTATCCGGTTTTCTTGTGGACTTTCCAGTCATAGAGGGGATTGCCCCAAAGCTGTCCGGTTGCAGAAAAATAATCCGGCGGAACACCTGCAACGACAGTTGGATAGCCTTCTTCATCAAGAAGAAAGAGTTCCTGATGACTCCATACATCTGCGCTGTCCAAAGAGACGAAGATAGGGATATCACCGATAATCTTGATATCTTTGTCATTGGCATATGCTTTTAAGGCATACCATTGACGGAAGAATATGAACTGAACAAATTTGTAATAATGAATCTCATGTTTCAGAGACAGCATTAATTCTGTCTTTTCTGCCGGAGAAGGATTCCGGTACGGAGCCTTCCAGTCCAGCCAGGAACGCCCGTCATTGGCAGCTTTACATGCCATATAGAGCGTGTAGTCAGAAAGCCAGAATTCATTTTCAAGGCAGAAAGAGTCGTACTCTTCCAGAAGCATCTTGTCAGCTGTGTGACAGAATTTTTCGTAGGCTTTCTGGAGAAGTTCATTCTTCCACGGAATCACAGTCCCATAATCAACAGTTTCAGAATCTGTGTCCGGCAAGTCTTTTAAGTCTTCTGCGCTGATGAGATCCAGTTTTTGAAGATCGTCAGGACTGATCAGAAGCGGTTGACCGGCAAATGCAGAGAAACTCTGATAAGGAGAATCTCCGAATCCGGTCGGGTTAAGTGGAAGCACCTGCCAGAGATGCTGACCTGCTTTATTTAGAAAATCAATAAATTCATAAGCACCGTCTCCGAGATCTCCGATACCGTATGGAGATGGAAGAGAAGTAGGGTGCAGTAAAATCCCGGACAGACGGTCTGACGGACCATATGTCGTCTGGGCAGTTTCAAAATTCATAAGTGCCCTCTCCTTTTTTGAAATGATTTGAAGTTTATTATACTCGATTTTGGTATTTTTCACAACCTTCCTGTGTATGATGTTAAAAAAGAATGAAAGCCGGAGGGGATATGAAACGGGCAATACTGGGCGTGCTGCTGACAGGCTTTTTGGTTTTGTTATCAGGATGTCATTTCCAGAAGCTCCATGAGGCAAGCGGAAAAGATCTGGATTATGTCATTCTTGAAGAACATGAGATTCCGGAAACATTTCTAAAAGAACTGGAAACTGCGAAGAAAGAGCCTTTTCAAATGACATATGAAGATCAGGGAATGATTTATGCAGCAAAGGGCTACGGGGAGCAGGAAATGAGCGGTTACAGTATTATTGCAGATGAGGTTTATGAAAGCAAAGATGCGGTTTGGATCCATACAAATCTGCTTGGTCCAAAGAAAGGAGAAAAGACAGAGGAAAGAAAAACATATCCATATATTGTCATAAAAATGGAACAGACCGATAAATATATTGTATTCAAGTAGAGGAGGAAGAAGCAATGGAATTAGTAAAAAAGATGATTCATTTTAATGATGCGGGAAAGAAGGTCACAGCTCAGTTTTTTCTTGATGAAGATTATAATGTGCCGGATGCAAAAAATGATGTAGGGCGGATTGTTCTGAGTGAAGGAAAGCTTCGGGTAGAAGAGCTGCGGCACATGGAAAACTATCTGAAGATCTCCGGCAGGCTTATATTTTCCATTTTGTATGTGACGGAAGAGGGAGAGAAAAGGCTGGCTTCACTGGAAGGGAAACTTCCGTTTGAGGAAATGATCTACATAGAAGAACAGGAAGAAGGGCGCTATCAGCTGACGGATATGAAAGTGGAATTTTCAGCATCCATTGTACATTCCAGAAAGCTTAGTATCAAAGCAGTCGTGGATCTGGCAGCAGCGCCGGAGGGACTTCGGGATGAAGAAGCAGCTATTGATGTGGATAGTGAGGAGAGCATCTGCAAGAAGTTCCGGAAAGAAAATCTTTTGGAACTGCGGGCAAGTAAAAAAGATACTTATCGGATGAAAGAAGAAATACGTCTTCCGGGAACAAAGGAAAATGTCGGAACAATCCTCTGGTCAGACGTAACGGAAAGAAAACTGGAAACAAAGCTTGAGGAGGGAGCGTTGGCGCTTCAGGGAGAGCTTCTTGTCTTTGTTTTCTATGAGTCGGCAGAAGGAAAACTGGACTGGCTGGAACAGACGGTTCCTTATGAGGGGCGCATTGAAGTAAGTAAAGCGGAAAGTGGAATGTATCATCATGTTATGAAAAATCTCGGGGATGTAAATATAGATCTTCGCATGGATGAAGACGGGGAGCCGAGAATTTTGGGAATTGAAGGGACGATTGATTTAAAAATCGCAGTATATGAGGAAGAGGAAGTAACTTTTCTGGAAGACGTATATTCTCTGCAGCAGGAGCTGAAGCCTTCTTTTCGAAAATGCTGCTATGAGAGTATGGTTATGCAGAATCACTCTAAGTGTAAGCTGACAGAGCAGTTATCGCTGCCGGAACTGCAAAATGATATTTTACAGATCTGTCACAGTAAAGGTGTACTGCAGCCGGAGAATTACCGTGTGGAATCCGATGGTATTCGCGTAGAAGGTGTGATTCATATTTGTTTTCTGTATGTGAAAGCCAGTGATGAGGTACCGTTTGACGTATGGCAGGGGATGATCCCATTTTCTCATCTGATTGAGAGCAATGAGACTGTACCGGACATGAAATACGATATTACGCACGGGATTGAACAGCTTTTTGTGAATCTGCTTGGCGGAAATCAGGTGGAAGTAAAGGCGGTACTTTCTTTTCAGAGTTTTTTGAAAAGAGCATTTGAGATGGACACAATGGAATCCATAGAAGTCAGTGAAATTGATAAAAAAGAGTTGGAAAAACGTCCGGGGATCGTAGGTTATACAGTAAAAAAAGGCGATACATTATGGGCGCTTGCGAAACGCTACAGTACAACAGCAGAGGGAATCCGGGAAGTGAATCATCTGCAGACAGAAGAAGTAAAAGAAGGAGAGAAAATATTGATTTTTAAAGAAAGTACGAGTATACTTTAAAATAGTATAATGTATACAAGATACAGCTAATACATGATATATGCGAAAGAAAAGGAGGGAATATACAACATGGATAAGCTGAAGTTAAGAGCATTGGCGAAAATTAACCTTGCGCTTGATGTACTTGGACGACGGGAAAATGGATATCATGACGTGAGAATGATTATGCAGAGTATTTACCTGTATGATAATGTGCTTTTGGAAAAGACAAAAGAGCCGGGAATCCGGATTTCAACAAATCTGTATTTCCTTCCGGTTGATGAAAATAATATTGCATATAAGGCAGCAAAGCTTCTAATGGATGAGTTCGGGCTTCCGGGTGGAATCAGTATTTCACTTCAGAAATATATTCCGGTGGCAGCAGGATTGGCCGGAGGAAGCTCTAATGCTGCCGCAGTGTTGTTTGGAATGAACCGGATGTATGGCCTGGGATTAAGTATAGAAGAACTGATGGAGCGCGGTGTAAAACTGGGAGCAGATGTTCCGTATTGCATTATGAGAGGAACTGTTCTCGCAGAAGGAATTGGAGAAGAATTGACAAGACTTCCTGCGCTTCCGAAATGTTATGTACTCATTGCAAAACCGCCGATCAGTGTATCGACGAAGATGGTGTATGAGAAGTTGGATGCAAAGGAGATTGTGGAGCATCCGGATGTGGATGGAATGATGGAAGCGCTGAAAGAGGGAGACTTACAGCGAATTGCATCTAAGATGGGAAATGTACTGGAACAGGTAACGGTAGAAGCATATCCGGTTATTGATCAGGTAAAGAAGATGATGAAAGAAGCAGGGGCGCTGAATGCAATGATGAGTGGAAGCGGTCCAACGGTGTTCGGGCTGTTTGATGACCGGAAAAAGGCGTCAAAAGCAATGCGGATGATTCGGGAGCATACGGTGACAAAACAGGTATACCTGACAAATATACATGGAGCAAGGAGGAACATATAAGAGAATGGATGCCAAATTTAATGTGACGATGAACGAATATCTTCCGCTCAGAGATGTGGTGTTTAACACACTGCGCCAGGCAATTCTGAGAGGAGAACTTAAGCCGGGGGAACGTCTGATGGAGATTCAGCTGGCGAATAAATTAGGAGTGAGCCGTACACCGATTCGCGAGGCAATTCGTAAACTGGAACTGGAAGGGCTTGTGCTGATGATTCCGCGAAAGGGAGCAGAGGTTGCGGAAATTACAGAAAAGAATTTAAGAGACGTTCTGGAAGTGAGGAAAGCTCTGGAGGAACTGGCAGTGCAGCTGGCCTGTGATAAGATTACAGAAGAAGGAATTGCTGAATTGAAAAAGTGCGCCAGGGAATTTAAGGAGAGTCTCGATCATGATGATATTACACAGATAGCTGAGGCGGATGTGAGATTTCACGATGTGATTTATTTTGCAACAGATAATCAACGTCTGATCCAGCTTCTAAATAATCTGCGGGAGCAGATGTATCGCTATCGGGTAGAATACCTGAAACGAAAGGAATGTCACGAAGGACTGTTGAATGAACATGAAGAACTGATTCATATGATTGAAGCTCATAATAAAGAAAAGGCAACAGAAATCACAAACCGCCATATTGATAATCAGGTACAGGCTGTTGCAGATTTAATCCGAAAAGAATAAATCATGTGAATAGGCTGTCAAAAGACGGATATACTCCTGACAGAGAGGAAGGAGTGAAAGATCGGTATGAGAAAACAAGATAGAATCTGTTTTATCGTGTCAGTTATTATGGCAGTATTTTTGACAGCAGGAATCATTGAGAAAAGAGAGTGCAGGGCAGCGGAGAAAATAGCCGGACTGCAGGAGGAACTGGCACAGGAAGTATTTCGCTTTCATGTGCGTGCCAACAGTGACAGGGAAGAAGATCAAACATTGAAACTGAAAGTAAAGGACGCAGTGATTACATACATGAAAAAGGCGCTTCCGGATTCGGACAGTGCAAAGGAAACAAAGGATTGGGCCATAAAGCATCAGGAAGAACTGATTCGGGAAGCAAGGCGGGTAATCCGGGCAGAAGGCTATGATTATTCGGTTCAAGTTCAAATCGGTCCGTGCAAATTCCCGGATAAAACGTATGGAGATATTACATTTCCGGCTGGAATGTACGAAGCGCTGGAAATTCTGATTGGCAATGCTTCCGGAAGAAACTGGTGGTGTGTACTCTATCCAAATCTTTGTTTTGTGGACGCTATGAATGCAGTTGTGCCAAAAGAGGGGAAAATACAGCTGCAGAATGTATTGACGGAAGAGGAATATGAGATGGTAAGCGCCTATACAGATTTTAAGATAAAATGGTTCTTTTTTGGAAAATAATATGACAGCGGAGGAAATATGTATACAATAGATGGAAGAATCCGTCTGAGCGAGACGGATCACAAAGGAAAAGCAACGCTGCCTGCAATTGTGAATTATTTTCAGGACTGCAGTGCATTTCAGTCGGAAGATATCGGATTGGGTGTGGAATATCTGGAGACACATAAGAAAGCCTGGGTGCTGAATGCATGGCAGATTGTTGTGGAAGAGTACCCGCATTTAGGAACGAAGATCCGGACAGGGACATGGGCCAGTGGATTTGAAGGGCTATATGGAACGAGAAATTTTTTAATGTGTGATGAGAGCGGGAAAAAATTAGCGTATGCCAATTCCATATGGGTTTTTATGGATCTCAGTAAAGGAAGACCGGCACGTCCGGCGGAAGAAGACATTGCGCCTTACGGGGTAGAAGCGCCTCTGGAAATGGAGTATGCTCCCCGGAAGATTCCGCTTCCGGAGGAGTATGGAAGCTGTCGGAAAGAAATCACGGTTGCAGGAAGTGATATTGATACAAATGAACATATGAACAACTGTATTTATATCCGAATCGCATTGGACGTACTTCCACAGGATACGGCATTTCATCAAGTGAGAGTAGAATACAGGCGTTCTGCTGTGCTTGGAGATGTGATTGTTCCATGGGTTATGGAAGAAGAGGATAGAATTCTGATCAGACTTTGCGATAGCGAGAAAAAGTTGTTTGCAATTGTGGAGTTTCAGAAATAATCGGATAAAAAGGAGACAAAAGATGGAATTAACATTAGGGAAAAAACAAGTATTGACAATTGTAAAACAGGTGGAATTTGGTGTCTATCTCGGGACAGAGAAAGAAAAAGTGCTTTTGCCGAAAAAACAGGTGCCGGAAGGAGCAGAACCGGGAGATCCGGTGGAAGTCTTTCTCTATAAAGATTCTCAGGATCGCCTGATTGCGACAACCAATGAACCATTGCTTACACTGGGAGAGTTGGCGGTTTTAGAGGTAGCAGAAACCGGTAAATACGGGGCATTTTTGAAATGGGGACTGGAAAAAGATCTTTTTCTTCCATTCAAGGAGCAGACAAGCCGTGTTAAAAAAGGCGATAAATGTCTTGTGACACTGTATGTGGACAAAAGCCAGAGATTATGTGCAACGATGCGGGTATATGAATTGCTCCGAAAAGATTCCGAATATAAGAAAGATGATATGGTAACAGGAATCGTGTATGAGACAAGCCAGCAGTTCGGTGCATTTGTTGCAGTAGATAATCAATTTTCAGCCCTGATTCCGCGACGGGAATTATTCCGTGAAATACCGGTTGGAACAATCGTCCATGCTCGTGTTACGTCAGTCAAAGAAGACGGCAAACTGGATCTGAGTCTGCGCGAAAAGGCATTTGTTCAGATGGATGCGGATGCGGAGATGATTTATGAAAAAATGAAATCGCAAAACGGTATGCTCCCATTTACAGATAAGGCAGATCCGGAGATCATCAAGAGAGAGTTTGGAATGAGCAAAGCAGCTTTTAAGAGAGCGGTGGGACGTCTTCTGAAAGCAGGAAAAATAGAAATCGGAGAACAGAAGATTACGACGAAATAAGAGGTTGAGATGAATTTTGCACATTTACATGTCCATACAGAGTACAGTCTGCTGGACGGTTCCAATAAAATAAAAGAATATGTTTCCAGAGTCAAGGAACTTGGCATGAACAGTGCGGCAATTACAGATCACGGCGTCATGTTCGGGGTGATTGATTTCTATCGGGAGGCAAAAGCCCAGGGGATTAAACCAATCCTCGGATGCGAAGTTTATG
This genomic window contains:
- a CDS encoding protease complex subunit PrcB family protein, whose translation is MKRAILGVLLTGFLVLLSGCHFQKLHEASGKDLDYVILEEHEIPETFLKELETAKKEPFQMTYEDQGMIYAAKGYGEQEMSGYSIIADEVYESKDAVWIHTNLLGPKKGEKTEERKTYPYIVIKMEQTDKYIVFK
- the spoIIR gene encoding stage II sporulation protein R, encoding MRKQDRICFIVSVIMAVFLTAGIIEKRECRAAEKIAGLQEELAQEVFRFHVRANSDREEDQTLKLKVKDAVITYMKKALPDSDSAKETKDWAIKHQEELIREARRVIRAEGYDYSVQVQIGPCKFPDKTYGDITFPAGMYEALEILIGNASGRNWWCVLYPNLCFVDAMNAVVPKEGKIQLQNVLTEEEYEMVSAYTDFKIKWFFFGK
- a CDS encoding acyl-[acyl-carrier-protein] thioesterase, whose protein sequence is MYTIDGRIRLSETDHKGKATLPAIVNYFQDCSAFQSEDIGLGVEYLETHKKAWVLNAWQIVVEEYPHLGTKIRTGTWASGFEGLYGTRNFLMCDESGKKLAYANSIWVFMDLSKGRPARPAEEDIAPYGVEAPLEMEYAPRKIPLPEEYGSCRKEITVAGSDIDTNEHMNNCIYIRIALDVLPQDTAFHQVRVEYRRSAVLGDVIVPWVMEEEDRILIRLCDSEKKLFAIVEFQK
- a CDS encoding GntR family transcriptional regulator, which gives rise to MDAKFNVTMNEYLPLRDVVFNTLRQAILRGELKPGERLMEIQLANKLGVSRTPIREAIRKLELEGLVLMIPRKGAEVAEITEKNLRDVLEVRKALEELAVQLACDKITEEGIAELKKCAREFKESLDHDDITQIAEADVRFHDVIYFATDNQRLIQLLNNLREQMYRYRVEYLKRKECHEGLLNEHEELIHMIEAHNKEKATEITNRHIDNQVQAVADLIRKE
- a CDS encoding 4-(cytidine 5'-diphospho)-2-C-methyl-D-erythritol kinase codes for the protein MDKLKLRALAKINLALDVLGRRENGYHDVRMIMQSIYLYDNVLLEKTKEPGIRISTNLYFLPVDENNIAYKAAKLLMDEFGLPGGISISLQKYIPVAAGLAGGSSNAAAVLFGMNRMYGLGLSIEELMERGVKLGADVPYCIMRGTVLAEGIGEELTRLPALPKCYVLIAKPPISVSTKMVYEKLDAKEIVEHPDVDGMMEALKEGDLQRIASKMGNVLEQVTVEAYPVIDQVKKMMKEAGALNAMMSGSGPTVFGLFDDRKKASKAMRMIREHTVTKQVYLTNIHGARRNI
- the malQ gene encoding 4-alpha-glucanotransferase, coding for MNFETAQTTYGPSDRLSGILLHPTSLPSPYGIGDLGDGAYEFIDFLNKAGQHLWQVLPLNPTGFGDSPYQSFSAFAGQPLLISPDDLQKLDLISAEDLKDLPDTDSETVDYGTVIPWKNELLQKAYEKFCHTADKMLLEEYDSFCLENEFWLSDYTLYMACKAANDGRSWLDWKAPYRNPSPAEKTELMLSLKHEIHYYKFVQFIFFRQWYALKAYANDKDIKIIGDIPIFVSLDSADVWSHQELFLLDEEGYPTVVAGVPPDYFSATGQLWGNPLYDWKVHKKTGYAWWIARIRNQLDLVDYLRIDHFRGFEAFWAVPANAESAALGTWKRGPKEDLFLAIQKALGDHLPIIAEDLGIITPEVEKLRDTFGFPGMKVLQFAFESEEESAYLPHQFTTTNCVCYTGTHDNDTSMGWYTNASPKAQDKVRRYMNTDGNSVHFDFIRTCLGSIAAYAIFPMQDVLGVNSDGRMNVPGKAAGNWSWRFCREALSDSLAEYLKSLSHLYGRY
- a CDS encoding S1 RNA-binding domain-containing protein — encoded protein: MELTLGKKQVLTIVKQVEFGVYLGTEKEKVLLPKKQVPEGAEPGDPVEVFLYKDSQDRLIATTNEPLLTLGELAVLEVAETGKYGAFLKWGLEKDLFLPFKEQTSRVKKGDKCLVTLYVDKSQRLCATMRVYELLRKDSEYKKDDMVTGIVYETSQQFGAFVAVDNQFSALIPRRELFREIPVGTIVHARVTSVKEDGKLDLSLREKAFVQMDADAEMIYEKMKSQNGMLPFTDKADPEIIKREFGMSKAAFKRAVGRLLKAGKIEIGEQKITTK
- a CDS encoding DUF3794 domain-containing protein, producing MELVKKMIHFNDAGKKVTAQFFLDEDYNVPDAKNDVGRIVLSEGKLRVEELRHMENYLKISGRLIFSILYVTEEGEKRLASLEGKLPFEEMIYIEEQEEGRYQLTDMKVEFSASIVHSRKLSIKAVVDLAAAPEGLRDEEAAIDVDSEESICKKFRKENLLELRASKKDTYRMKEEIRLPGTKENVGTILWSDVTERKLETKLEEGALALQGELLVFVFYESAEGKLDWLEQTVPYEGRIEVSKAESGMYHHVMKNLGDVNIDLRMDEDGEPRILGIEGTIDLKIAVYEEEEVTFLEDVYSLQQELKPSFRKCCYESMVMQNHSKCKLTEQLSLPELQNDILQICHSKGVLQPENYRVESDGIRVEGVIHICFLYVKASDEVPFDVWQGMIPFSHLIESNETVPDMKYDITHGIEQLFVNLLGGNQVEVKAVLSFQSFLKRAFEMDTMESIEVSEIDKKELEKRPGIVGYTVKKGDTLWALAKRYSTTAEGIREVNHLQTEEVKEGEKILIFKESTSIL
- a CDS encoding 1-acyl-sn-glycerol-3-phosphate acyltransferase, with the translated sequence MIRFIFVFIFLVSFLILSIPVMLVEWLIGKFRPNARDYSSLRIVQWGFKCILKITGVKITVIGEERVPDEPVLFIGNHRSFFDILLTYSRCKRLTGYVAKKEMEKIPLLSTWMRLLYCLFLDRENIKEGLKTILQGIDYVKKGISICIFPEGTRNKGEELSLLPFKDGSLKIAEKTGCAIVPISMNNTAEIFENHLPRIKKTHVVIEYGEPIYPGSLDKETRKHLGRYCQNIIDETIHKNAALL